A stretch of DNA from Acomys russatus chromosome 4, mAcoRus1.1, whole genome shotgun sequence:
TGTGAAATTGCCTTATAGTGTGAGAGATAAgactagaaatatttttcttgaatttaGATTTacctcaatttattttattttatgtgcattggcattttgcgcgcgcgcgcgcacacacacacacacacacacacacacacacacacacacacacagggttgtctgagggtgtcagatcccctggagcaggagttacggACAGTTACAAAGTGTCATATGGGacctgggaattgaatccaggtcctctggaagagcagccgtgctcttaaccactgggccacctctccaaccccttcAATTTATAACTTGATCATTGTCTTCATATTTTTTTAGTCTGTACTGTGATATTAATCTAGAATGGCTTCTGTGCTTTAGAGTCAGAGTAAACTTTACTTtataagatgtgtgtgtatgtatgtatgtatgtatttatttatttattttcttgcagAGAGTAGAACTGCCTGACAGTCCACGCTCGACCTTCTTACTGGCCTTCAGCCCAGACAGGTACCTAATATTTAGCTGTAGCTTAAGATTTGTGGTGACCTGGCTTTCTTATACTCTTGGCTTAGCTCGATTATTCAGGTTAGTCCCAAGAGATCTCTGGAGCACTGGATGAATCTATgaaggtgtgtatggtgtgtgtgtgtgtgtgtgtgtgtgtgtgtgtgtgtgtgtatgaaatggaaagaaagtagTCAAATAATGCCAACCAGAAGAATAATAAGAATTATAAGAAAATGGTGAAAGTCAAGGCTCAGAACTCACTTAGGTTCTCAATAACATTGCTTTGCCTAATAGAAGCCAACAATGGCATGTTGAATTTCTGATACAGAAAAATTACTTTCTTAAGGCAGTGTGTGTCATTTGGGGGACAGTGTGAGGAAACTAAAAGCTTTTAAATCagaatgtttctgttttgtataGATAAACTGCCTAACAGgcgtatcttttttttttttttttttctgaacagggtttctctgtgtagccttggctgtcctggactcactttgtagaccaggctggcctcaaactcacagagatccacctgcctctgcttcctaagtgctgggattaaaagcatgtgccaccaccgcccaacttcTAACAGGCATCTTAATTTCTTTGATGCGTAGATAGGGAATAGTGTCAGGTTTCTGTTGTCTAAAGCTGGTAAAATTTGTTTTCCctctacatatttttaattatcccTACATTTTGATTCCCTAGGACTCTCTTGGCGTCCACACATGTGAACCATAACATCTATATTACAGAGGTTAAGACTGGCAAGTGTGTTCACTCTCTGATTGGACACCGCCGTACTCCATGGTGTGTCACTTTTCATCCCACCATCTCAGGCCTTATTGCTTCTGGCTGCCTAGATGGGGAAGTTAGGATTTGGGATTTACATGTAAGTATTTTCTTAGgctgctttttttcctttggtattCCAAACACAGAGACTTATTTgccatttgattattttttatatatttatttattttttatatctctattatgtatactgtgtcctgcctgcacgtacacctacataccagaagagggcaccagatcccattacaggtgattgtgagccaccatgtggttgctgggaattgaactcagaacctttggaagagcaggtagtgctcttaacctctgagccatctctccagccccctggattatttttttaaaaataatttatttttattttatgtgtgttggtgttcagcctgcatatatgtctgtgtgaaagtgcCAGCTCATGATATGTGAGCTCCTGTGGgcgttgagaattgaacttgggtcccctggaagagaagtccagtgctcttaactaccaatCATATCTTCAGCCCCACCACTGAATTCTTAATTCTGGCTGAGAAACTACCACCCCCTTAGGACTTAAATCTGAGTATCTGGTAGTCATTGCTCACTTGAAGGATGGACATTctagtttatatattttgttgtaAAGTAAACATGTTAAACTTTTCTTCTATCTGCTCCTTTTAAGATTGTATAGGAGGATGCTCTAAAGTGAATTCAGTATAGACTTCCATTGTCTTAGAGTACTGTCCTTATGATCGTCAAAGCAAGATGCTGCTTGTCCTGATGGCTGGCTAGTGGGTTGTGCTGCACTATGCTTGCACCAAGCTGACATTTTCACAGGTGTCAGGAACAGGAACTGAGTGGAGGCTTTGTAATTGACTTGAAGATAGTAATATTTGtcttactattctttttttttttttcttcttttttttaaagacagggtttctctgtgtagccttggctgtcctggactcactttatagaccaggctggccttgaactcacagagatccacctgcctctgcctccggagtgctgggattaaaggtgtgtgctaccatgcctggctagattactatttttatacattattttatagAGGACATGTTTAAAGTAAACCCTATATGAATTCATCTTATCTTAAATGGAAATGtatttatgtagaccaggctaccctcaaactcatggagagccacatgcctttgcctcttgagtgctgggattaataacGTGTACCACCAGGCTCTGATAGAGAAGGCAACTGCAAGTAGAGATACTCGgtatcaaacccagagcttcatatATGTAAAGCatgtcctctaccactgagctgtataaTCCCACATAGAACTTTTTaccttttctccccctccttttctctctcctcttcctccttccttcttcttccttctcttcttcttcctcttcctcctcctccttttttttttttcttcttcttctgacaaGGTGTCACTGTGCAGTATAGGCTGGCCTActtactatgtagaacaggctggtctcaaattcctgGTAATCTTCTCTTCACTTCCCATTATTATTAGAGGTGTAAGTACCTCTTCAATATAATTTTCTTGACATGGACTTCCCATCCATTGGCAGTTTGTAATCTGAGAATATTTGGGATTGGTTCATTTGCAGGGTGGCAGTGAAAGCTGGTTCACAGATAGCAACAATGCCATAGCCTCTTTGGCTTTCCACCCTACGGCTCAGCTCCTACTGATAGCCACTGCAAATGAGATCCACTTCTGGGATTGGAGTCGACGGGAGCCCTTTGCTGTGGTGAAGACAGCTAGTGAAATGGAACGTGTCCGGTGAGTTATGTGCTCCATCAACTGTGTCATGCACCAGACTGACATGATAGAGCATTTACAACTGCTGTCATTTTAGGAGACAGGTTGTCAGTCTTCTTTAGGGTAATTATCACCATGGATGATTAGCCCAGAAGCAGACTCATCTTGCTGTCTCTCCAGATCAGGATCAGTAAGTAGAATCTTACTTAGATTCAAAGCTGTCCGTTCTTGGGATTATCCTTTGGATTATCCTATCAAAAATAAATGGGTAGTTTTTAGGTAACTTGTTGGCTGCTTTCTCACTAATGGCTGTTTATATTTATCAGATTACAAAATAGAGGTATAAATATGATCTgctatttagatttattttttgagatcaaAATACACTTGGTGGCTGAGATCAAAACACAGTTGTGGTGGtatatatctgtaatctcaggatTCTGGCGTTTATGGTAGGTAgatcatggccagcctgggctacgtagggAGTCTGAGGCCTTCCTGACTACTTAgcaagaaccctgtctcaaaagacaaaacacagtCTTGTGTgttgtcacatgcctgtaatcccagcacttggggagggagaggcaggcctggtctgcaaagagtcaggacagccaaggctatatacagaaacccggtctcaaaaacaaaacaaaacaagaacaaaaagaccTACCCACAAAATACCATGCCAAGTGTcttggcacatacctttaatcccagcgcttggaaggcagaggcagttgggtctcttagtttgaggccagcctagtctatatagtgagttccaggacagccagagttacatggtaAGATcctattgaaaaaaacaaaaacaaaatctccaaACACCAGAAACCACAATTGAGCTGGTGATGTAGGGAGATTGTATAGCTCTTGCCTATTAGATATATGGCTTCAGCACTACAAAAACAAGATACACTGCCTAAATTAGACCAGatacattgttttctttgggtgCCTTTGACCATATTATCGCTTCTAGCCATATCACTTGATACTGATACTTTGTTGTTACTGGAGTACATACTTCTTTTCCAGTGCAGCAGCTGTGTGAAGGGAGACTTGGATCTGTGTGATAACATTCTGATTTACTGTTTAAATTCTTGTTGAACAGATACTGATTTAATGTAGCTGCTTACTGTGATTGCAAGCCTGGGTGTTTTTCAAAACTGAAGTCATAGCCTGAGGATGTAGCTCAAGTTGATGGCTTGTTTTGCATGAATGAAGGttagagtttgatccccaggaccatATAAAGTGAGTGTGTTAGTGGACACCTGTGATCCCAATACTGGGTTGGTAGAGGAACggagatcaaaagttcaaggtcatctatAACTTTGTGTTGACTTACAAGCTAGTCTGGAAtatgtaagactctgtctcagaaaaagagtGAAAGTGAAAGTGagtcttcttctcttcctcctccttttttttttttgagacagggtttccctgtgtagccctggctgtcctagactggctttgtagaccagactggccttaaacgatctgcctgcctctgcttcgtgggtgctgagattaaaagagtgtgccaccatgccctgtaaAACCTTTTTCTTAATACATACTTCTTTACATTAGAAAACAACATAAAGCcttattaatgtttaaaaaaaaaaagttgagggctggagagatggctcagaagttaagagctctggctgctcttccaaaggtcctgagttcaattctcagcaaccacatggtggatcataaccatctgtaatgagatctggttctctcTTCAGGCCTGCAGTTGTTACACATAGGCACTGAGGCAGGCACATTTGTGAGTTTGAATATGACCTAGGCTACGTAGATAGACTGTCTCCAGAAGAGAGGgagtaggggagaaagaaaggtttGAAAGCATGAAGTCGGTAGTCTGACAGTTTCCATTTCGCAGTTAACATGGTCTtgttgtctctgtcttcttcttttgTCCTTTCAGTCTGGTGAGATTTGATCCACTTGGGCACTACTTACTTACAGCCATTGTTAACCCTTCTAATCAGCAGGTAAGGATCCATCAGTTCCAACTCCATCTTAACTGTGAGTTATTTTCTAAAATAGCACTCTAATTCTAATCATATTGTTCTTTATTATTAGCTCTGGTATGTATTACAgcaatttattattaaaatataattctgattatatttttactctttttaaaaatatttatttattattttatgtatatgagtcttcatgtatgcctgcgcgccagaagacggcatccgatcacattatagatggttatgagccactgtgtggttgctggatattgaactcaggacctctggaagaacagtcagtgctcttaacctctgagccatccctccagcccctgagttCTGTTTTCAATCCCCATGTTGGGTTGTTTACAACTGCCCATTATTCTAGcttcaagggatccaatgcccttttctggcctgtccTCAGCATCTGGATATATATGgcatacacccacacagagacccacatgtatacataaacaaacaaataagccataatttgtttaaatgtgtgtggttattttacctgaatgtatgtctatTTACAGTGACCACAcagatcagaagaggacattagatctcttggacctggaattacagccaattgtgagccaccagatggaTTCTGGATTCTGGGAACAAACCAAGGTCTTCTGCAAAATCAAcgagtgtttttaacctctgagccatctctctggctcctaaaaataaatctttaaaaggaagaaatagccagaggctggagaagtggctcagcagggaagagcacttgctgtttttgtaGAAGACCctggtttgaatcccagcacacatgtagtggttcacagccatctgtaactttagttctaTGGTATTTGAtcctttcttctgacctccatggacaccagacaTGAATGTGgtgcatataaatacatgcaggcaaaaccacttaaatataaaataaaattaaaataaaactgaaaaaaggaAGTAATTCTTGTGTTCATCGTGCTTGTCACTCATGTGCCTCTAGCTGGCTGACATTTTGTTTCCCCTTACTGCTTCtatgtcacagagatgcctcttataaaataattgttttgccAGATGTACTCATTCAGATTTGTTGCCAATTGGAAATGGATAATTTAATACCATATGATGGTTTTGAGTCTGAAGCCAGTTTTCAGTACCTCATGGGGAGTTTTTGCTTATCTGTGGAGGTGGCTCTTCTTGGATGATTATCAGTTTTAAGTTTCTCCTGATTTGTTTGGAGGTTCTACCTAACTGTTGTGCTCTACTCTCTCCTCCTTCTGGTCCATGTTGCAGGGTGATGATGAACCAGAAATCCCTATCGATGGGACAGAATTATCTCACTACCGCCAGCGTGCCCTCCTGCAATCACAGCCAGTTCGCCGGACACCTCTCCTCCACAATTTCCTGCACATGCTGTCCTCCCgctcttctggcatccaggtgGGAGAGCAAAGCACAGTACAAGATTCTgctaccccctcacccccaccgcCTCCCCCTCAGCCCTCCACGGAGCGTCCCAGGACTTCCGCTTACATCAGGCTCCGACAGCGGGTCAGTTACCCCACCACAATTGAGTGCTGCCAGCACCCTGGGATCCTGTGCCTTTGCAGCCGCTGTGCTGGCACTCGAGTTCCTTCCCTCTTGCCACACCAGGACAGTGTCTCCCCTGCTTCTGCCAGAGCTACtaccccttccttttcttttgtacaGACCGAGCCCTTCCATCCCCCGGAGCAGGCTTCATCAACGCAGCAGGACCAGGGCCTCCTGAACCGGCCGTCTGCCTTCAGTACAGTCCAGAGCAGCACTGCGGGCAACACGCTCCGCAACCTCAGTTTGGGTCCTACCCGTCGTTCTTTGGGGGGCCCTTTGTCTAGCCACCCTTCTAGGTATCACAGAGAACTAGCCCCTGGACTGACAGGCTCTGAGTGGACCCGGACAGTACTCACTCTGAACTCACGCTCTGAGGTAGAATCTATGCCCCCACCCAGGACCAGTGCCTCCTCAGTGAGTTTGCTGTCTGTGCTGAGACAGCAGGAAGGCGGCTCTCAGGCATCTGTGTACACTTCAGCCACAGAAGGGAGAGGTTTTCCATCATCAGGGTTGGCAACTGAGTCAGATGGAGGGAATGGTTCCAGCCAAAACAACTCTGGCAACATTCGCCATGAGCTTCAATGTGACCTGAGACGCTTCTTTTTAGAGTATGACAGGCTGCAGGAGCTGGATCAGAGCCTGAGTGGGGAAGCCCCCCAGACTCAACAGGCCCAGGAAATGCTCAACAATAACATTGACTCTGAGAGGCCAGGTCCTTCCCATCAGCCCACCCCACACAGCAGTGAGAACAACTCCAACCTGTCTCGGGGCCACCTTAATCGCTGCCGCGCTTGCCATAATCTTCTGACCTTCAACAATGATACTCTTCGTTGGGAAAGAACCACACCTAACTACTCATCTGGTGAGGCTAGCTCTTCCTGGCACGTCTCCACTACTTTTGAGGGCATGCCACCAAGTAGCAACCAGTTGCCACCACTTGAGCGGACAGAAGGCCAAACGCCTAGCTCCAGCAGACTGGAGTTGAGCAGCTCTGCTAGTTCACAAGAGGAGAGGACTGTGGGGGTGGCCTTTAACCAGGAGACAGGCCACTGGGAACGAATTTATACCCAGCCCAGCAGATCTGGAACTGTATCACAGGAGGCCTTACATCAAGATATGGCTGAAGAAAGCTCTGAGGAAGACTCCCTCAGGAGGTAAGTAGCTGCTGTCCTGTGTTCTAgtttcctgcctcttctccttatACCCATTGCCCTGCCATCCTAGTGGTGCTGTGGCTTTATCTGAAGTGTCTGGGACCCATGCATCTGGTTCTGAGCTCCTTGCATCATCTTGGGAAATCTTGCTTTGGTGGCAGAGATAGGTCCAGGCCTAGTGGGATGAGTCAACTGTTGTACTAGTTTATTTTAGTCTAAGCCTAAGGCTCTGTCTGGCGTCAGCCTTGAAAGGGAAATGGAGATTGGGTtagaaagggatggagagataaaatcattgattttttttcttttggccttCCCTTTGACTTTGAAATATTATAGGTGTGGAGTAGCTGTTGAGATAAGAGCATGTTCCAGAGAGCTATTCATAGTGAGACTTTTCATAAAGAGTCAGATTGTTGAGGGATATCTTGTTTTGCATTTTGTGCTAGCTATTCTTTGAATGTATTTTGAATAACTTTAGTTCAATAAAGAGCTGAAGAATTCCATGGATGAATATATGTACATCCAtgagactggttttttttttttttttttcaatatagggtttctctgtgtagccctggatgtcctggaactcactttgtagactaggctctcctggaactcacacagatccgcctgtctctgtctcctctcaagtgctgagattataggcattcATTGCACCACCATGTTgagctttttttattatttgttttaataccaGATTTGTGCTTTTGTACAgcaccattttgtttgttttgatttttgattggTGGTGGAGATTGAACTCAAAGGTTTATAAATACACTTTCACACTCAAAATTCTTTGAATGTGCCTTCCAGATGGCCATTTACCTTGGGGTGGCAGGAAAAGAATTCATGGAAAGAAGGCCTCTCCATACATGGATTGGCACCCCGGATAGCTCTCGTGAAAGAAAACGAGTAGGAGTAATAAATTACCTACCACATGCTCCGTGAATGGCTATGTGCACATCTATTTATTAGGGACTTCTTTCTGTGATTATATAAAGGTCAAATCTAGCGTAATCACTGACTCCCAGAATATTGGAGCCAAACAGCATATTGCTCTACATTATATTCTCTGCTGAAGCAACTGAAATTTCTGTGACATGAGCTAAGAAGGGTGGGAATAAGGATTGTGCACATCATGTACTTGTTATTTTTGGAGGAGGCTTTAGTCAGTCATGTAGTCAATAAACACTAGTGGAATGGTTACAGTTTTTCCAGCACTTTGCCCACTTCGTATACAGTATTGTGGAGACAAGACACATTTACATGAAATCCATCACAAATGTAGATGATCTggtattacttttaaaaattgaatctaTATTTATTGTGTACATTAGGGTGttgtgtgtgccatggtacatatatggaggtcaaagggcagttTACAGGAATTGGctatcttcttcttcctcctcctcttcctcctcttcttctttttggttttttgagacaggatttcgctgtgtagtcttagctgtcctggactcactttgtagaccatgctggccttgaactcacagtgatcatccacctgtctctgcctcccgagtgctgagattaaaggtgtgcgccaccacgcctggatttGGTTATCTTCTTAAACCATCTAGATCCTGGGGTCTTCAGGTCATCAGacatggtggcagacacctttaaccTGCTTAGACTTCTTACCATGTCCAAGCTAGTGTGTGCTACTGATGCTAAATGGAgtctaagcaaaacaaaaaacaaaaaaacaaacccaaattaTTAGTATAATTTTAGTGAAAGGAACTAGTACCAAAAAAGGTTATATAATGTCCAGTAATAGAAAGGTCAGTAAGACTTGGAGTAGGAAAGGCCCCATTCTTTTAGGGTTATAGCACGTTCTCAAGGACAAAATATATGATGCATGCAGAACAGTGGGGACAAGGAGGCTGGCTGGACATTAGAGGTGGACAAAGTAATAGTGTTGTTTTTCTGCCTGAGTGAATGAGCCCAGTTCTTGTGGAGCTGTTCTGAATTCCCAGCTTGCAATATTTACCTTTGCTTAAGGGCCCATGTCAGGAGCCCAGGAATCTGTTCTTGAGAAGTAAGAAAGTAGCCAGCACAGTGCCCGGCATGTTGTTGGTACCCAGAATTTATTGAAGGCAGTTAGAGGGCAGTTAGAAGCTTATCATTTCTTGTCTCCAAAATAACTGGGCAAACTTTGGCCAGTGGTTGTCCATCTTTAACAGTACTTCTCATGTGGTTTTCTACTGAATAATTCCCAGATGGCTTAAAACAAACCTCCCACTGTATGTACAGCGTTAGAGATACTGGTTAATAAGAACCTACTATGTAAGGTaccatattctttttttgaggTAATTGGAAGCAGGGAGTGGGACATGCTGGGTGATGTAATTTCTGATTTCTACAACAGCTCTTTGTAAGACAGAcattacatttcttattttacaGTTAAGAAAAGTTAATCCCTTGGAGCagtcagaatttctttttaaaggtgtttGATGATGGaagcttgggagatggctcactggctaagaACACATATGTCAGTATGAgggaggacttgagttcaaattccaAATGCTCAAATAAAAAAACGACATGTGGTACCTGTGCCTCTAACTTCACCATGATTTTAGGGGCCTTGCTGACCAACCTACCCGAAATTATGagttcctggttcagtgagaaacctgtTTCAAAGGAATAAGGTAGAAAGTGGTAGAGCAGGACTTTGAATGTGCTGTTTATGGCTTCTGGACCCGGACACATGCTTGTACATGCAGATATACCACATACACtccaaaaagcagaaacagaaaactaagTAGGTCAGAGTGAAGATTTAAACTCtgttctgcaaaaaaaaaaaaaaaaaaaaaaaaaaaaaccaagaaaacaaaaaaacaaaaacaaaaaaaccacaaaacaacaacaaaaataactgtgTTCTGTATTACTAAAGCTTTGTCTAGCTGTCAATACATGGcataattgtattattattattttagattatttaattttatccatgtgtgttttgcctgcatgtgtgtaggtgtactCTGTGTGTGACTGGTGCTCATGGGCATGAGAAAAGAACAttagatcacctggagctggagttacagatagttgtgagctgttatgtgggtgctaggaattgaacctgggtccttggcaagagcaggtgttcttaattgctaagccatctctctagctcctctcatttaaaaatttttttattacattcattatgtgtgtatgctgttttcatatgtatgttctcatgtggagatcagaggcagAGGATAACTTCTACCAtgttggcatcaaactcaggtcatcaggctcattGACCTTTGAGtcaatgaaccatctctccagcctgatgaACCacgagttttttgttttttttttttaatttgctcatttatttcatttttaaatttaaaattttttgttgtattttttttttgagacagaatctcactgtccTGATAACCTTAGTTTTAAGTAAAatacttatattatttatttttctcttaatttttcttttcatggaacTCTTacaacataaaaatgataaataataaatcaatagaaTAATAAATCAACTCCTGTGTATCACTTCAAATTAAAAGCTATCAATGGTTAGCTAactactttttggttttgttttgtttttcccttcttttaTCTACATCAGTATTCACTACCCACCCAGATAGTGTGTGTTTTTCTAGGTAAATACTTCATTGTTTCTAGAACAAAGCTATTCAGTGAAACCTGTGTTGATGAAATGTTCAGTATCTGTGCTTGTAAACGTAGTTGCCATGAGCACACATGATCATTGACTAACTGAAATGTGGCTGTTAGTGTCTGaggaactatttttaatttttaaaaaagatttgtttattatttatatagtattctgcccacatgtgtgcctgcccaccacaagaaggcaccagatcttattacaggtagttgtaagccaccatgcggttgctgggaattgaactcagaacctttggaagagcagacagtgttcttaacctctgagccaactctccagcccctatatttaatttttattaccttAAATGGTAGTAGAAGGGTATGGTTGGTAACTACcatattatacacataaaaaattaattataatttttaaaatttaaaatatagtgtgTGCATACACAGTATATGTGTGGAAGTCTGAGGACAACTCTATggagtccttttttcttttttcttttcttcttttttttttgagtccttttttctttccaccttcatatgggttctagggattgaactcagcctACAAAAAGTGCTGTTACCCATTgaggctttttcttttgtttttggtttttggagacaggatttctctgtgtagccttggctgtctttgactaGCTTTGTAGAGTGGGCTGTCCTTGATCtcaaagagacccacctgcctctgcctcccagaatgctgggattacaggcgtgggctgctgtgcctggtgcccattgagccatcttgatgCTAACTTCGCAAGTCCTCTTTTGACCAAAAATGTTTTGAGACGgggctttgtagcccaggctggccttgaacttggagaaaAGTCTCCTGTGTCAGTCTCTGGAGTGCTTTGATTGCAGGCACGTGCTACAATGTCTGGCTTAATGCTTTTTGTTCCGTTTActtactgtggtgtgtgtgtggggtgcactTGTGCCACAGCACGTATGTGGGAGTCAGGGTGCGATGTTTTGGGAGTTcgttctcttcttcttccatgttGGTCCTGGGAGTGTCTCGGGTCTCAGGATTgttagcaagcacttttacccactgagtcatcttgctggtcctTGGCTAATCATTTTTGAATAGGCTTTTAAAACCCTAGAAACTCTTAAGGGTTTATCAGGAACtttggttttaatattttctatttttctagtgattaaaaagtagtttttgttttcacttaaatGATACTAACCCTTTGAATGTTACAGGCCAAGAGTGCAGTTTAGTagtattcatgcacacacacattgtg
This window harbors:
- the Ambra1 gene encoding activating molecule in BECN1-regulated autophagy protein 1 isoform X3, whose protein sequence is MKVVPEKNAVRILWGRERGTRAMGAQRLLQELVEDKTRWMKWEGKRVELPDSPRSTFLLAFSPDRTLLASTHVNHNIYITEVKTGKCVHSLIGHRRTPWCVTFHPTISGLIASGCLDGEVRIWDLHGGSESWFTDSNNAIASLAFHPTAQLLLIATANEIHFWDWSRREPFAVVKTASEMERVRLVRFDPLGHYLLTAIVNPSNQQGDDEPEIPIDGTELSHYRQRALLQSQPVRRTPLLHNFLHMLSSRSSGIQVGEQSTVQDSATPSPPPPPPQPSTERPRTSAYIRLRQRVSYPTTIECCQHPGILCLCSRCAGTRVPSLLPHQDSVSPASARATTPSFSFVQTEPFHPPEQASSTQQDQGLLNRPSAFSTVQSSTAGNTLRNLSLGPTRRSLGGPLSSHPSRYHRELAPGLTGSEWTRTVLTLNSRSEVESMPPPRTSASSVSLLSVLRQQEGGSQASVYTSATEGRGFPSSGLATESDGGNGSSQNNSGNIRHELQCDLRRFFLEYDRLQELDQSLSGEAPQTQQAQEMLNNNIDSERPGPSHQPTPHSSENNSNLSRGHLNRCRACHNLLTFNNDTLRWERTTPNYSSGEASSSWHVSTTFEGMPPSSNQLPPLERTEGQTPSSSRLELSSSASSQEERTVGVAFNQETGHWERIYTQPSRSGTVSQEALHQDMAEESSEEDSLRRRLLESSLISLSRYDGAGSREHPIYPDPARDNGDRSRHRAPRNARMSAPSLGRFVPRRFLLPEYLPYAGIFHERGQPGLATHSSVNRVLAGAVIGDGQSAVASNIANTTYRLQWWDFTKFDLPEISNASVNVLVQNCKIYNDASCDISADGQLLAAFIPSSQRGFPDEGILAVYSLAPHNLGEMLYTKRFGPNAISVSLSPMGRYVMVGLASRRILLHPSTEHMVAQVFRLQQAHGGETSMRRVFNVLYPMPADQRRHVSINSARWLPEPGLGLAYGTNKGDLVICRPEALNSGIEYYWDQLNETILTVHANSRSSERPGTSRATWRTDRDMGLMNAIGLQPRNPTTSVTSQGTQTLALQLQNAETQTEREEEELGTASSGPGEGEGSEYGGSGEDALSRIQRLMAEGGMTAVVQREQSTTMASMGGFGNNIIVSHRIHRSSQTGTESGAARTSSPQPSTSRGLLSEPGQLAERGLSPRTASWDQPSTSGREPPQPAMPSSSPVPIPVPHASNEGPTMHCNVTNNSHLPGGDSSSQGEAACPSREPRNR
- the Ambra1 gene encoding activating molecule in BECN1-regulated autophagy protein 1 isoform X2 — encoded protein: MKVVPEKNAVRILWGRERGTRAMGAQRLLQELVEDKTRWMKWEGKRVELPDSPRSTFLLAFSPDRTLLASTHVNHNIYITEVKTGKCVHSLIGHRRTPWCVTFHPTISGLIASGCLDGEVRIWDLHGGSESWFTDSNNAIASLAFHPTAQLLLIATANEIHFWDWSRREPFAVVKTASEMERVRLVRFDPLGHYLLTAIVNPSNQQGDDEPEIPIDGTELSHYRQRALLQSQPVRRTPLLHNFLHMLSSRSSGIQVGEQSTVQDSATPSPPPPPPQPSTERPRTSAYIRLRQRVSYPTTIECCQHPGILCLCSRCAGTRVPSLLPHQDSVSPASARATTPSFSFVQTEPFHPPEQASSTQQDQGLLNRPSAFSTVQSSTAGNTLRNLSLGPTRRSLGGPLSSHPSRYHRELAPGLTGSEWTRTVLTLNSRSEVESMPPPRTSASSVSLLSVLRQQEGGSQASVYTSATEGRGFPSSGLATESDGGNGSSQNNSGNIRHELQCDLRRFFLEYDRLQELDQSLSGEAPQTQQAQEMLNNNIDSERPGPSHQPTPHSSENNSNLSRGHLNRCRACHNLLTFNNDTLRWERTTPNYSSGEASSSWHVSTTFEGMPPSSNQLPPLERTEGQTPSSSRLELSSSASSQEERTVGVAFNQETGHWERIYTQPSRSGTVSQEALHQDMAEESSEEDSLRRLSPAAYYAQRMIQYLSRRDSIRQRSMRYQQNRLRSSTSSSSSDNQGPSVEGTDLEFEDFEDNGDRSRHRAPRNARMSAPSLGRFVPRRFLLPEYLPYAGIFHERGQPGLATHSSVNRVLAGAVIGDGQSAVASNIANTTYRLQWWDFTKFDLPEISNASVNVLVQNCKIYNDASCDISADGQLLAAFIPSSQRGFPDEGILAVYSLAPHNLGEMLYTKRFGPNAISVSLSPMGRYVMVGLASRRILLHPSTEHMVAQVFRLQQAHGGETSMRRVFNVLYPMPADQRRHVSINSARWLPEPGLGLAYGTNKGDLVICRPEALNSGIEYYWDQLNETILTVHANSRSSERPGTSRATWRTDRDMGLMNAIGLQPRNPTTSVTSQGTQTLALQLQNAETQTEREEEELGTASSGPGEGEGSEYGGSGEDALSRIQRLMAEGGMTAVVQREQSTTMASMGGFGNNIIVSHRIHRSSQTGTESGAARTSSPQPSTSRGLLSEPGQLAERGLSPRTASWDQPSTSGREPPQPAMPSSSPVPIPVPHASNEGPTMHCNVTNNSHLPGGDSSSQGEAACPSREPRNR